One part of the Glycine soja cultivar W05 chromosome 11, ASM419377v2, whole genome shotgun sequence genome encodes these proteins:
- the LOC114375470 gene encoding uncharacterized protein LOC114375470 isoform X5: MTKRKYSTETSYNKSLCYLYPFILSIPPQRNNNSLSIFSIGKTLRRLRKIKGSILHSRPREKKTTYIYPVLCPIRYASLNIYIFLLLFKMAEIPKLDLSSSCFDHREALDSEQKSQKILVSDHINAFQYTADSFVIDMDAFSSGHNKDATNANSRITRSLSRKGSQRLGDRKVNNNATLYDKDIAPAICSPKGQAWEQCC; the protein is encoded by the exons ATGACAAAGAGAAAATATTCAACAGAGACCAGTTACAACAAGTCACTTTGTTATCTCTACccatttatattatcaattccTCCACAAAGAAACAACAACTCTTTATCTATCTTCTCTATCGGCAAGACCCTACGTAGGTTGCGGAAGATAAAAGGATCGATTCTTCACTCAAGACCCAGAGAGAAGAAGACCAC GTATATATATCCTGTGCTGTGTCCCATTCGGTACGCAAGCCTCAACAtatacatttttcttcttctctttaagATGGCGGAAATCCCGAAGTTG GATTTGTCGTCTTCTTGTTTTGACCATAGAGAGGCTTTGGATTCGGAACAGAAGAGCCAGAAAATTTTAGTTTCGGATCACATAAACGCATTTCAATACACAGCCGATAGCTTTGTGATCGATATGGATGCCTTCTCTTCCGGCCACAACAAAGATGCCACCAATGCTAATTCCAGAATTACG aggAGTCTTTCCAGGAAGGGATCCCAGCGTTTGGGTGACAGGAAGGTGAATAACAATGCTACACTTTATGATAAGGATATCGCTCCTGCTATATGCTCTCCAAAAG GTCAAGCATGGGAACAATGTTGCTGA
- the LOC114374365 gene encoding probable UDP-3-O-acylglucosamine N-acyltransferase 2, mitochondrial has translation MIKKPQMLNVIIGNNVEIGANTCIDRGSWRDTVIGDNSKIDNLVQHRRLCDYGRKGSSTRSFIHHIKASCVTKDIKEPGDYGGFPAVLIHQWRIQVASRCQTLG, from the exons ATGATAAAGAAGCCTCAG ATGTTGAATGTAATAATTGGGAACAATGTGGAAATTGGTGCAAATACCTGCATTGATAGAGGCAG CTGGCGAGATACAGTTATTGGGGACAAttcaaaaatagataatttagtTCAG CATAGGAGATTATGTGACTACGGAAGGAAGGGTAGCAGTACGAGATCATTTATCCATCATATCAAAG CAAGTTGTGTAACCAAGGACATCAAAGAGCCTGGGGACTATGGTGGCTTTCCAGCT GTTTTAATTCACCAATGGCGGATACAAGTTGCCAGTAGATGTCAGACTCTG GGGTAG
- the LOC114375470 gene encoding uncharacterized protein LOC114375470 isoform X4 — protein sequence MTKRKYSTETSYNKSLCYLYPFILSIPPQRNNNSLSIFSIGKTLRRLRKIKGSILHSRPREKKTTYIYPVLCPIRYASLNIYIFLLLFKMAEIPKLDLSSSCFDHREALDSEQKSQKILVSDHINAFQYTADSFVIDMDAFSSGHNKDATNANSRITLQRSLSRKGSQRLGDRKVNNNATLYDKDIAPAICSPKGQAWEQCC from the exons ATGACAAAGAGAAAATATTCAACAGAGACCAGTTACAACAAGTCACTTTGTTATCTCTACccatttatattatcaattccTCCACAAAGAAACAACAACTCTTTATCTATCTTCTCTATCGGCAAGACCCTACGTAGGTTGCGGAAGATAAAAGGATCGATTCTTCACTCAAGACCCAGAGAGAAGAAGACCAC GTATATATATCCTGTGCTGTGTCCCATTCGGTACGCAAGCCTCAACAtatacatttttcttcttctctttaagATGGCGGAAATCCCGAAGTTG GATTTGTCGTCTTCTTGTTTTGACCATAGAGAGGCTTTGGATTCGGAACAGAAGAGCCAGAAAATTTTAGTTTCGGATCACATAAACGCATTTCAATACACAGCCGATAGCTTTGTGATCGATATGGATGCCTTCTCTTCCGGCCACAACAAAGATGCCACCAATGCTAATTCCAGAATTACG ttgcagaggAGTCTTTCCAGGAAGGGATCCCAGCGTTTGGGTGACAGGAAGGTGAATAACAATGCTACACTTTATGATAAGGATATCGCTCCTGCTATATGCTCTCCAAAAG GTCAAGCATGGGAACAATGTTGCTGA
- the LOC114374364 gene encoding protein NDR1-like — MKVVSIPACLSNAYILPWLILHQPFHNTLMKYQSFLSRMCEGKSLYIWPLKVIGLLGLIVLCLWLALRPKNPSYSIMFISIQHPSNSSENCTIFYSLQIENPNKDSSIYYDKTILSFLYGEPEDEVGETTIVPFHQGTGNTRDVSDTVNAKPRPFKPLFSAISNATTELKVALITRYRYKTWGIKSKFHGLQLKGILPIDSDGKLSRKKKKYPLSRNSNKLGRFKIRH, encoded by the coding sequence ATGAAAGTTGTAAGCATTCCCGCGTGCTTAAGTAATGCATATATTCTTCCCTGGCTCATACTTCATCAACCCTTTCACAACACTTTAATGAAATATCAATCATTTTTGTCAAGGATGTGTGAAGGCAAGAGTCTCTACATATGGCCCCTGAAAGTTATAGGCCTCTTAGGCCTTATTGTTCTGTGCCTGTGGCTGGCCTTACGTCCCAAGAACCCCTCCTACTCCATTATGTTCATCTCCATACAACATCCCTCCAACTCAAGTGAAAACTGCACCATCTTTTACAGCCTTCAAATTGAAAACCCAAACAAGGACTCGAGCATTTACTATGACAAAACGATTTTAAGTTTCTTATATGGGGAGCCTGAGGACGAGGTGGGGGAGACAACTATAGTCCCATTCCATCAAGGAACTGGCAACACCCGGGATGTATCTGATACTGTTAATGCCAAACCTCGACCATTCAAACCTCTCTTCAGTGCCATCTCAAATGCAACCACAGAGTTAAAAGTTGCTTTGATCACAAGATACCGATACAAGACATGGGGAATTAAGAGCAAGTTCCACGGGTTACAACTCAAAGGTATTCTACCAATTGATTCCGATGGGAAGCTCTCACGTAAGAAGAAAAAGTACCCACTTAGCCGTAATTCCAACAAACTAGGAAGGTTCAAAATAAGGCACTGA
- the LOC114375470 gene encoding uncharacterized protein LOC114375470 isoform X2, with amino-acid sequence MTKRKYSTETSYNKSLCYLYPFILSIPPQRNNNSLSIFSIGKTLRRLRKIKGSILHSRPREKKTTYIYPVLCPIRYASLNIYIFLLLFKMAEIPKLDLSSSCFDHREALDSEQKSQKILVSDHINAFQYTADSFVIDMDAFSSGHNKDATNANSRITRSLSRKGSQRLGDRKVNNNATLYDKDIAPAICSPKVALVGPFTPEKPAGMEVGTMDHSMNPHVHHPITTTANNIPTESKCSITRRNSFRRPSSWAIDPKRVLLFFATLSSMGTMLLIYFTLTISKQSADEYGGDWKH; translated from the exons ATGACAAAGAGAAAATATTCAACAGAGACCAGTTACAACAAGTCACTTTGTTATCTCTACccatttatattatcaattccTCCACAAAGAAACAACAACTCTTTATCTATCTTCTCTATCGGCAAGACCCTACGTAGGTTGCGGAAGATAAAAGGATCGATTCTTCACTCAAGACCCAGAGAGAAGAAGACCAC GTATATATATCCTGTGCTGTGTCCCATTCGGTACGCAAGCCTCAACAtatacatttttcttcttctctttaagATGGCGGAAATCCCGAAGTTG GATTTGTCGTCTTCTTGTTTTGACCATAGAGAGGCTTTGGATTCGGAACAGAAGAGCCAGAAAATTTTAGTTTCGGATCACATAAACGCATTTCAATACACAGCCGATAGCTTTGTGATCGATATGGATGCCTTCTCTTCCGGCCACAACAAAGATGCCACCAATGCTAATTCCAGAATTACG aggAGTCTTTCCAGGAAGGGATCCCAGCGTTTGGGTGACAGGAAGGTGAATAACAATGCTACACTTTATGATAAGGATATCGCTCCTGCTATATGCTCTCCAAAAG TTGCACTTGTTGGGCCTTTCACGCCCGAAAAGCCAGCAGGGATGGAAGTAGGGACCATGGATCATTCCATGAACCCACACGTCCATCATCCGATTACTACGACAGCCAACAACATCCCTACAGAGAGCAAATGTAGTATAACTCGGAGAAATAGTTTTAGACGACCTTCTTCATGGGCCATTGATCCCAAAAGGGTTCTCCTTTTCTTTGCCACCTT GTCAAGCATGGGAACAATGTTGCTGATATACTTCACTCTGACAATCAGTAAGCAAAGTGCAGATGAATATGGGGGTGATTGGAAGCATTGA
- the LOC114377427 gene encoding uncharacterized protein DDB_G0283697-like, with protein MIKRSPSRNNRSKGIKVKHVLQIILLLGVCFWLIYQVKHSHDKKKEFEENDAKVSVGTQTAYQTLKLGRKDLHPGKDEVNQNEKHEEEEEDDNVEDAYKHDHNEHEEEGNEHESEEKGDKRGVRGGGSEQEEDENKSNEVEDQRGGGDDEIDENDQEQSAVDTDHDEEFTDEEKEEESDEKEKENSRDEEKDGSVENHNSHEAREENYKGDDASSAVTHDTGTTSTESETLLENFDVTSAMNITKSENRPNYTEESNRSQNSSNFNITEAELLGGTSSNATSDKETGSDSLSNTVDSSHLDNTTTTYSDSLSGTGSNLTAAISGGNLTGTSANTSSESNQAQNGTVNATVIEDVKNVQTEGLDQSGNIVSEENLSGSNSTVPGEKEKGHAAADESSNLEGGELENTTKSVASNETEKNSNTEMSETNKNQTISHVENTDATKNEFKGDTQTDETSDSVEHQDTDSSDSHILKNVAEGRTDLDTLPDIRNEGDNRDATATD; from the coding sequence ATGATAAAACGGTCACCAAGTAGGAACAACAGATCCAAAGGCATAAAGGTAAAGCATGTTCTGCAGATTATTCTATTGCTTGGTGTTTGCTTCTGGTTGATCTATCAGGTTAAGCACTCACATGATAAGAAGAAGGAATTTGAGGAGAATGATGCAAAAGTGTCCGTGGGAACTCAGACAGCATATCAGACTCTGAAACTTGGTAGAAAAGATCTTCATCCGGGTAAGGACGAAGTGAATCAAAATGAAAAGCAtgaggaagaagaggaagatgatAATGTAGAGGATGCATATAAGCATGACCACAATGAACATGAAGAAGAAGGAAATGAGCATGAATCTGAAGAAAAAGGTGACAAACGTGGAGTGAGAGGAGGAGGAAGTGAACAAGAGGAAGATGAAAACAAAAGCAATGAGGTAGAAGATCAAAGGGGAGGAGGAGATGATGAGATAGACGAAAATGACCAAGAGCAATCAGCAGTGGATACTGATCATGATGAGGAGTTCACggatgaagagaaagaagaggagagtgatgagaaagagaaagaaaatagtaggGATGAGGAAAAGGATGGTTCTGTTGAAAACCACAACAGTCATGAAGCTCGGGAGGAAAATTACAAGGGGGATGATGCTTCTAGCGCTGTCACTCATGATACTGGTACAACTAGCACCGAAAGTGAGACCCTTTTAGAAAACTTTGATGTAACCTCAGCAATGAATATCACGAAATCAGAGAACAGACCTAATTATACCGAGGAAAGTAACAGGAGCCAAAAtagttcaaattttaatattacaGAAGCTGAATTGCTAGGTGGGACTTCTTCCAATGCAACATCTGATAAAGAAACTGGAAGCGACAGCTTGTCCAACACAGTCGATAGCTCACATTTAGACAATACTACCACAACATATTCGGACAGTCTTTCTGGAACAGGCAGTAATCTGACAGCAGCGATCTCTGGAGGTAACTTGACAGGAACTAGTGCCAATACTTCATCTGAATCAAACCAAGCTCAAAATGGTACTGTGAATGCAACAGTCATCGAAGATGTAAAAAATGTGCAGACAGAAGGATTAGATCAGAGTGGCAATATAGTCTCTGAAGAAAACCTGTCTGGTTCTAACTCAACAGTCCCTggtgaaaaagaaaagggacaTGCAGCTGCAGATGAATCTTCTAATCTAGAGGGTGGTGAGTtagaaaacacaacaaaatctgTGGCATCAAATGAAACTGAGAAAAATAGTAACACTGAAATGAGTGAAACAAACAAGAATCAGACTATCTCACATGTGGAGAACACTGATGCTACTAAGAATGAGTTCAAGGGTGACACACAAACAGATGAAACATCAGACTCAGTTGAACACCAAGACACTGATTCTTCTGATTCTCACATCCTAAAAAATGTGGCAGAGGGCCGAACTGATCTGGATACGTTGCCAGATATTAGAAATGAAGGGGATAACCGTGACGCAACTGCAACAGACTAA
- the LOC114374676 gene encoding gibberellin 2-beta-dioxygenase 8-like: MESISDPPFHEAYKILFDKTRNGNNFEEHKELMAVAEECDLPVIDLSRLEESDEVVREECKSQIARASQEWGFFQVVNHGISTEIFSSLRCEQEKVFKQPFEKKTKEDKFLNFSAGSYRWGTPSATCIKQLSWSEAFHIPLTDILGSTGSNSLSWTIEQFATTVSSLAQTLADILAEKMGHKSTFFKENCLPNTCYLRLNRYPPCPIGFGIHGLMPHTDSDFLTILYQDQVGGLQLVKDSKWIAVKPNPDALIINIGDLFQAWSNGVYKSVEHRVMTNPKLERFSMAYFFCPSNDTVIESCREPSFYRKFSFREYRQQVRDDVQKLGSKIGLPRFLTHA, encoded by the exons CACGAGGCATACAAGATCCTGTTTGACAAGACCAGAAACGGAAACAATTTTGAAGAGCATAAGGAGCTCATGGCGGTGGCCGAGGAATGCGACCTTCCGGTGATCGATCTGAGCCGTTTAGAAGAGAGCGATGAGGTTGTGAGGGAAGAGTGCAAGTCACAGATAGCTAGGGCTTCGCAGGAGTGGGGTTTCTTCCAGGTTGTAAACCATGGTATTTCCACTGAGATTTTCAGCAGCTTGAGGTGCGAGCAAGAGAAGGTCTTCAAGCAGCCATTTGAAAAGAAGACCAAAGAGGACAAGTTCTTGAACTTCTCCGCCGGTAGCTACCGTTGGGGAACACCCTCTGCCACATGCATTAAACAGTTATCTTGGTCAGAAGCCTTTCATATTCCTTTAACCGATATATTAGGATCCACTGGATCAAACTCTCTTAG TTGGACAATTGAACAGTTTGCTACAACAGTTTCGAGTCTTGCACAAACATTAGCCGACATCCTGGCCGAGAAAATGGGTCACAAGTCAACCTTCTTTAAGGAGAATTGTTTGCCTAACACATGCTACCTTCGATTGAACCGATATCCTCCATGCCCTATTGGTTTTGGGATTCACGGTCTCATGCCACATACTGACAGTGACTTTCTCACCATATTATATCAAGATCAGGTCGGAGGTTTGCAATTGGTCAAAGACAGCAAATGGATCGCTGTTAAACCAAACCCTGATGCTCTTATAATCAACATTGGTGACTTATTCCAG GCATGGAGCAACGGGGTGTACAAGAGTGTTGAACACCGTGTTATGACCAACCCGAAACTAGAAAGGTTCTCTATGGCGTATTTCTTTTGCCCTTCAAATGATACAGTGATAGAGAGTTGCAGAGAACCCTCTTTTTACAGGAAATTTAGCTTTCGGGAGTATAGACAACAAGTTCGGGATGATGTTCAGAAGTTGGGTTCCAAAATAGGCCTACCAAGGTTTCTCACACATGCATGA
- the LOC114375136 gene encoding cysteine-rich receptor-like protein kinase 10 gives MIHSLMVSKPFQLLLLCTFALFSGVVFADPPYYICSTSSSFAKGSSFENNLTNLLSSLSSIASNYKFYNTSSYGIGPDRVYGLYMCLDYITNESCKTCITTATEDIVKLCPRATEAVVWEELCQLRYSNSNFMGMLNVTGNIGLDNKQNLSEPEKFESAVNQTISNLTKVASFGVSANMYATGEVPFEDETIYALVQCTRDLTASDCSRCLQSAIGDIPGCCYASIGGRVLSRSCYLRYEFYAFYHGATGPTDSSIGKKEGENNSSKIWVITGIIVVVGLVIVFFIFGLYLVRNKRKRQSKNGIDNHQINLGSLRVATNNFSDLNKLGQGGFGPVYKGKLSDGQEVAIKRLSTCSEQGSEEFINEVLLIMQLQHKNLVKLLGFCVDGEEKLLVYEFLPNGSLDVVLFDPNQRERLDWTKRLDIINGIARGILYLHEDSRLKIIHRDLKASNILLDYDMNPKISDFGMARIFAGSEGEANTATIVGTYGYMAPEYAMEGLYSIKSDVFGFGVLLLEIIAGKRNAGFYHSKNTPSLLSYAWHLWNEGKEMELIDPLLVDSCPGDEFLRYMHIGLLCVQEDAYDRPTMSSVVLMLKNESAMLGQPERPPFSLGRFNANEPGCEDYSLNFLTLSDIVPQ, from the exons ATGATTCATTCTCTAATGGTTTCAAAACCCTTTCAATTGCTCCTTCTTTGcacttttgctttattttcagGCGTTGTATTTGCCGATCCTCCGTATTATATTTGTTCCACAAGCAGCAGTTTTGCAAAAGGCAGTTCTTTTGAAAACAATCTAACGAACCTCCTTTCCTCTTTATCCTCCATTGCTTCAAACTACAAATTCTATAATACTTCTTCGTATGGGATTGGCCCAGATAGAGTTTATGGCCTCTACATGTGCCTCGACTATATTACAAACGAATCTTGCAAGACATGCATCACTACAGCAACAGAGGACATTGTCAAACTCTGTCCTCGAGCCACAGAAGCAGTTGTTTGGGAGGAGTTGTGTCAATTACGTTATTCCAACAGCAATTTCATGGGTATGTTGAATGTCACAGGGAACATTGGCTTAGATAATAAACAGAATCTTTCAGAGCCAGAGAAATTTGAGTCTGCTGTGAATCAGACAATAAGTAATCTTACTAAGGTGGCATCTTTTGGTGTTTCGGCAAACATGTATGCTACTGGAGAAGTCCCCTTTGAGGATGAAACAATATATGCCTTAGTGCAGTGCACCAGAGATTTAACTGCCAGTGATTGCAGTAGGTGCCTGCAAAGTGCCATTGGAGATATACCAGGTTGCTGCTATGCCTCCATTGGGGGTAGAGTTCTGAGCCGTAGCTGTTATTTGAGGTATGAATTTTACGCCTTTTATCATGGTGCAACAGGACCCACGGATTCTTCAATTGGGAAGAAAGAAGGCGAAA aTAATTCAAGCAAAATATGGGTTATTACAGGAATTATAGTTGTGGTTGGCTTGGTGatagtatttttcattttcgGACTGTACCTTGTCAGGAATAAAAGAAAACGGCAGA GTAAGAATGGAATAGACAATCATCAAATCAATCTTGGATCTCTTCGAGTGGCTACCAATAATTTTTCTGATTTGAATAAGCTTGGACAAGGTGGCTTTGGCCCTGTTTACAAG ggGAAACTTAGTGATGGTCAAGAAGTAGCAATCAAGAGGCTCTCAACTTGCTCTGAACAAGGCTCAGAGGAATTCATAAACGAGGTTCTTCTGATAATGCAACTTCAACACAAAAATCTTGTAAAGCTTCTTGGATTTTGTGTAGATGGAGAAGAGAAGCTTCTGGTATATGAATTTTTACCCAATGGCAGTCTTGATGTTGTACTCTTTG ATCCAAACCAACGTGAACGACTAGATTGGACTAAACGCCTGGATATCATAAATGGAATAGCAAGGGGGATACTATATCTTCATGAGGATTCTCGACTAAAAATAATCCATAGAGACCTAAAAGCAAGTAATATATTGTTGGACTATGACATGAACCCAAAGATCTCAGACTTTGGAATGGCAAGGATATTTGCAGGAAGTGAAGGTGAAGCTAACACTGCTACAATAGTTGGCACATA TGGGTATATGGCTCCAGAGTATGCAATGGAGGGACTGTATTCCATAAAATCTGATGTTTTTGGGTTTGGTGTACTATTGCTTGAGATCATTGCAGGGAAACGTAACGCGGGTTTCTATCACTCTAAAAACACTCCAAGCCTTCTATCATAT GCATGGCATCTATGGAATGAGGGAAAGGAGATGGAATTAATTGATCCCTTGTTAGTTGATTCATGCCCCGGAGATGAGTTTTTGAGATACATGCATATTGGACTGCTATGTGTTCAAGAAGATGCATATGATAGGCCAACCATGTCTTCCGTTGTTTTGATGTTGAAGAATGAATCAGCAATGTTAGGCCAACCAGAAAGACCACCTTTCTCTCTTGGGAGATTCAATGCTAATGAGCCAGGTTGCGAAGATTACTCACTCAATTTCTTAACTTTGTCAGATATAGTGCCCCAGTGA
- the LOC114375470 gene encoding uncharacterized protein LOC114375470 isoform X1, giving the protein MTKRKYSTETSYNKSLCYLYPFILSIPPQRNNNSLSIFSIGKTLRRLRKIKGSILHSRPREKKTTYIYPVLCPIRYASLNIYIFLLLFKMAEIPKLDLSSSCFDHREALDSEQKSQKILVSDHINAFQYTADSFVIDMDAFSSGHNKDATNANSRITLQRSLSRKGSQRLGDRKVNNNATLYDKDIAPAICSPKVALVGPFTPEKPAGMEVGTMDHSMNPHVHHPITTTANNIPTESKCSITRRNSFRRPSSWAIDPKRVLLFFATLSSMGTMLLIYFTLTISKQSADEYGGDWKH; this is encoded by the exons ATGACAAAGAGAAAATATTCAACAGAGACCAGTTACAACAAGTCACTTTGTTATCTCTACccatttatattatcaattccTCCACAAAGAAACAACAACTCTTTATCTATCTTCTCTATCGGCAAGACCCTACGTAGGTTGCGGAAGATAAAAGGATCGATTCTTCACTCAAGACCCAGAGAGAAGAAGACCAC GTATATATATCCTGTGCTGTGTCCCATTCGGTACGCAAGCCTCAACAtatacatttttcttcttctctttaagATGGCGGAAATCCCGAAGTTG GATTTGTCGTCTTCTTGTTTTGACCATAGAGAGGCTTTGGATTCGGAACAGAAGAGCCAGAAAATTTTAGTTTCGGATCACATAAACGCATTTCAATACACAGCCGATAGCTTTGTGATCGATATGGATGCCTTCTCTTCCGGCCACAACAAAGATGCCACCAATGCTAATTCCAGAATTACG ttgcagaggAGTCTTTCCAGGAAGGGATCCCAGCGTTTGGGTGACAGGAAGGTGAATAACAATGCTACACTTTATGATAAGGATATCGCTCCTGCTATATGCTCTCCAAAAG TTGCACTTGTTGGGCCTTTCACGCCCGAAAAGCCAGCAGGGATGGAAGTAGGGACCATGGATCATTCCATGAACCCACACGTCCATCATCCGATTACTACGACAGCCAACAACATCCCTACAGAGAGCAAATGTAGTATAACTCGGAGAAATAGTTTTAGACGACCTTCTTCATGGGCCATTGATCCCAAAAGGGTTCTCCTTTTCTTTGCCACCTT GTCAAGCATGGGAACAATGTTGCTGATATACTTCACTCTGACAATCAGTAAGCAAAGTGCAGATGAATATGGGGGTGATTGGAAGCATTGA
- the LOC114375470 gene encoding uncharacterized protein LOC114375470 isoform X3 — translation MAEIPKLDLSSSCFDHREALDSEQKSQKILVSDHINAFQYTADSFVIDMDAFSSGHNKDATNANSRITLQRSLSRKGSQRLGDRKVNNNATLYDKDIAPAICSPKVALVGPFTPEKPAGMEVGTMDHSMNPHVHHPITTTANNIPTESKCSITRRNSFRRPSSWAIDPKRVLLFFATLSSMGTMLLIYFTLTISKQSADEYGGDWKH, via the exons ATGGCGGAAATCCCGAAGTTG GATTTGTCGTCTTCTTGTTTTGACCATAGAGAGGCTTTGGATTCGGAACAGAAGAGCCAGAAAATTTTAGTTTCGGATCACATAAACGCATTTCAATACACAGCCGATAGCTTTGTGATCGATATGGATGCCTTCTCTTCCGGCCACAACAAAGATGCCACCAATGCTAATTCCAGAATTACG ttgcagaggAGTCTTTCCAGGAAGGGATCCCAGCGTTTGGGTGACAGGAAGGTGAATAACAATGCTACACTTTATGATAAGGATATCGCTCCTGCTATATGCTCTCCAAAAG TTGCACTTGTTGGGCCTTTCACGCCCGAAAAGCCAGCAGGGATGGAAGTAGGGACCATGGATCATTCCATGAACCCACACGTCCATCATCCGATTACTACGACAGCCAACAACATCCCTACAGAGAGCAAATGTAGTATAACTCGGAGAAATAGTTTTAGACGACCTTCTTCATGGGCCATTGATCCCAAAAGGGTTCTCCTTTTCTTTGCCACCTT GTCAAGCATGGGAACAATGTTGCTGATATACTTCACTCTGACAATCAGTAAGCAAAGTGCAGATGAATATGGGGGTGATTGGAAGCATTGA